TGCGCCAGTTGCGCATCCTGGCCATCCCCGAGGAGCGGCAGCCGCCGGCGGTGCTGCTGCGCGCGGGCGAACTGCGCCGCGCCGCGGCCGCGCGCCGCATCGCCAGCTGACCGGGCGGCCGGTGCGGCAGGCATAATGCGCCGCATCTCGATGGGGACGCGCGCATGCTGGACACCGTAGAACACGAAACCGCCGCCTCGCCGGCCTGGACCGTCCTGTGGCTGCACGGGCTCGGCGCCGACGGCAACGACTTCGCGCCGTTGGTGCCGGAACTGCTGCGGCCGGGCTGGCCGGCGCTGCGCTTCGTGTTCCCGCACGCGCCGGTACGCGCGGTGACGATCAACAACGGCGTGCGCATGCGTGCCTGGTACGACATCGTCAGCGCCGATTTCTCCAACCGCGCCGACAGCGCCGGTGTCGCCGCCTCGGTGGCCCAGGTCGAGGAACTGATCGCGCGCGAGCACGAACGCGGCGTGCCCGCCGAGCGCCTGCTGCTGGCCGGCTTCTCGCAGGGCGGCGCCATCACCCTGGCCACCGGCCTGCGCCGCGAACGGCCGCTGGCCGGCCTGATCGGCCTGTCCACCTACCTGCCGGACGTGGCCGACGTGGCCCGCTGGCATGCGCCGGCGGCGCTGTCGCAGCCGCTGTTCATGGCCCACGGCCAGGGCGACCCGGTGATCCCGCAGCCCTACGCCGAGCAGACCGCGCAGGCGCTGCAGGCGCTGGGCATGCCGGTGCAGTGGCGCCGCTATCCG
The Xanthomonas sp. AM6 DNA segment above includes these coding regions:
- a CDS encoding alpha/beta hydrolase, with product MLDTVEHETAASPAWTVLWLHGLGADGNDFAPLVPELLRPGWPALRFVFPHAPVRAVTINNGVRMRAWYDIVSADFSNRADSAGVAASVAQVEELIAREHERGVPAERLLLAGFSQGGAITLATGLRRERPLAGLIGLSTYLPDVADVARWHAPAALSQPLFMAHGQGDPVIPQPYAEQTAQALQALGMPVQWRRYPMAHQVCAEEIDDLRDWMSARFAAG